A single region of the Pseudomonadota bacterium genome encodes:
- a CDS encoding flavodoxin family protein, translated as MRIVALYGSPRRWGNTAKLLAEAVAGARGAGAEVVEIVLRDLKITPCLEIYACKEHGRCALKDDFQALAESLLQAQAVMLASPIFFYAVSAHVKAVMDRCQSLWVKKYWLDHKPLGRLDNPRPGLFLAAGATRGKNLFTGAELSVKYFFDTFGTSLWRSLGYRGLDEADEILQYPEYLAEARQAGIDLVVEVRKNQK; from the coding sequence ATGCGGATCGTCGCGCTTTACGGCAGCCCCCGGCGTTGGGGCAATACCGCGAAACTGCTGGCCGAGGCCGTGGCCGGCGCACGCGGAGCCGGGGCCGAGGTTGTCGAGATCGTTTTGCGTGATCTTAAAATTACGCCCTGCCTGGAAATCTACGCCTGCAAGGAACATGGCCGCTGTGCCCTCAAGGATGATTTTCAGGCCTTAGCGGAAAGTCTGCTGCAGGCTCAGGCGGTCATGTTGGCCTCGCCGATCTTTTTTTATGCGGTCAGCGCGCATGTCAAAGCCGTGATGGATCGTTGTCAATCTCTGTGGGTGAAGAAATACTGGCTTGATCATAAACCGCTGGGGCGGCTGGATAATCCTCGGCCCGGGCTTTTTCTGGCAGCCGGAGCCACTCGGGGAAAGAATCTTTTTACCGGCGCAGAACTCAGCGTTAAATATTTCTTTGATACTTTTGGTACCTCGTTATGGCGAAGCCTGGGTTATCGTGGCCTGGATGAAGCCGACGAGATTTTACAATATCCTGAATATCTGGCTGAAGCCCGGCAAGCCGGGATTGATCTGGTGGTCGAAGTTCGGAAAAACCAAAAATGA
- a CDS encoding bifunctional folylpolyglutamate synthase/dihydrofolate synthase: protein MDSFQETLDYLYGLEHFGISLGLENIVELCAAVANPQDSLRIVHVAGSNGKGSSIAFLRELLRRHGLSVGVYSSPHLRHFSERITIDDTPISEAEIVALTRELRPVVERIPRIVTFFDFTTCMALLYFARQRPDIVLLETGLGGRLDATNVVPKPLLTMITNVAIEHEEFLGSTLLAVAAEKAGILKPGVPLVSGVRNEKIRNLLAGRQRELGASASFLGRDFRVRRQGDGSFSYYGSEHSFTGLETAMRGRHQHDNAALALRAFEILAHEGLFELDPRKVAAALREVSWPGRLQQVASRPDIYLDGAHNPHGVRALVPELRRLKGERRLILLLGAMKDKRIREMAVQLGPLADEVIVTRAQLDRSCNPRSLALEIQNYCSQVMITESVSEAFALARHRAQAADLIFLTGSLYCVGEAFEVLDLPVNRPAA, encoded by the coding sequence ATGGATTCATTTCAGGAAACGCTCGATTATCTCTACGGGCTCGAGCATTTCGGGATCAGCCTGGGGCTGGAAAATATCGTCGAGCTTTGTGCCGCCGTCGCCAATCCTCAGGACTCTTTGCGGATTGTTCATGTCGCCGGCAGTAACGGCAAGGGGTCAAGCATTGCCTTTTTGCGTGAGTTGCTGCGCCGGCACGGACTTTCCGTCGGGGTCTACAGCTCGCCGCACCTGCGCCATTTTTCCGAACGGATAACCATCGATGATACACCGATCAGCGAGGCGGAGATTGTGGCTCTGACCCGGGAACTGCGGCCTGTGGTGGAAAGGATTCCTCGGATCGTCACCTTTTTTGACTTTACCACCTGCATGGCCCTGCTTTATTTCGCCCGGCAGCGTCCGGATATTGTCCTGCTGGAGACCGGTCTTGGGGGGCGTCTCGATGCGACCAACGTCGTGCCTAAGCCGCTGTTGACGATGATTACCAATGTCGCGATTGAACACGAAGAGTTCCTGGGCTCGACCCTGCTCGCCGTGGCGGCGGAAAAAGCGGGCATTCTCAAACCCGGAGTGCCCCTGGTTTCCGGGGTCAGGAATGAAAAGATTCGGAATCTCCTGGCCGGGCGTCAACGTGAGCTGGGAGCCTCCGCCAGTTTTCTGGGGCGGGATTTCCGCGTGCGTCGGCAGGGTGACGGTTCATTTTCTTATTATGGTTCCGAACACAGCTTTACCGGGCTGGAAACGGCCATGCGCGGCCGACATCAACATGACAATGCCGCCTTGGCCTTGCGGGCTTTTGAGATTCTGGCCCATGAGGGGCTGTTTGAGCTTGACCCGCGCAAGGTCGCCGCGGCCTTGCGAGAGGTTTCCTGGCCCGGACGGCTGCAGCAGGTTGCGAGTCGCCCGGATATCTATCTTGACGGGGCCCATAATCCGCATGGTGTCCGGGCGCTGGTTCCGGAATTGCGCCGTTTGAAGGGTGAGCGTCGGCTGATTCTTTTGCTGGGGGCCATGAAGGATAAACGGATTCGGGAAATGGCGGTTCAGCTGGGTCCTCTGGCGGACGAGGTGATTGTCACCCGGGCGCAGCTGGATCGCTCCTGTAATCCCCGGAGCCTGGCGCTGGAGATACAAAACTATTGTTCCCAGGTCATGATAACCGAGTCCGTGAGCGAAGCCTTCGCTCTGGCGCGCCACCGGGCCCAGGCCGCGGATCTGATTTTTCTGACCGGTTCGCTGTATTGTGTCGGCGAGGCTTTTGAGGTGCTGGATCTGCCGGTTAATCGACCGGCGGCCTAG